GGATTTTCCTATCAGCACCCTGCTTTGAGTCCAGATGGTAAGAAGCTCTATTTTTCATCGGATATGGAAGGGGGTTACGGAAGTTTCGACTTGTATTATGTTACTGTAAACGACATAGAGTATGGTAACCCGGTTAATTTAGGCAAGAACATAAATACAAGCAATAGGGAACATTTTCCCTTCATATCACAGGATGGGCATTTGTTTTTTGCATCCAATGGACATTTGGGTTTAGGAATGTTGGATAATTTCGTATCTGAATTAGTAGATGGTGTTTTTGCTAACCCCATAAATTTAGGGGCACCAATTAATTCTCAATACGACGATTTTAACGTAAATTACTATAATACTACTGAAGGCTTCTTTTCTTCCAACAGAAATAAAAAGAGCGATGATATTTTTAAATTTAGTCAAACTGGTGAAATTTTTATTCGAGAATATATTAATGCATTTGAAGTAAGAGATGCCGAAACGAAGCTATTTATTCCTAATACGAAAGTCGTGTTATTGGATAAAAAAGAAAACAAAATTTATAATAATACTTTAGATTCTATTGCCGCTTTTAATGCTAATTTAATAGCAGGTAATTATGAGTTAAAAGCAAGTAATGAAGCTTATTATAAAGGTGAATTGCAGGTTAAGGTTTTAGAAGCACAAGATCAAACACATATTTTGTATTTAAGAAAGCTTCCACCACCACCGCCAATCGACCCGATAGATATTATTATAGAAGAAAAAAATATTGATAAAAAGTTAAAGGAGGAAGATCCCAAACGTTTTGAACTACTTACAGATACTGAAGGGCCACCTGTTGTTGAGAAAGATGGGAAATTATTTTTTCAGTTAGAGCCTATATATTTTGATTTTGATATGTGGAATATTAGAGCAGACTCGAAAAAAATATTAGATGCTTTAGCAGCTAAATTAGAGCGATACCCCAATATTTACTTAAAAATAAGTTCACATACCGATAGTAGGGGTACCGTGCGTTACAATCAAATATTATCTGAAAGACGTGCAGAATCCACAAGAAATTATTTAGCCTTAGAAGGCTTTATTAATGCAAGACGGATGAAATTTGAAGGTTTTGGTGAATTATCACCTATCATACCATGCCCTATGTTAGATTGTACTGATGAAGAACACCAGTTAAATAGGCGCAGTGAATTCGAGATTGTGGAATATTAGTTTAAATTATTTTTTATGAGTAAATACAAATGCATAATTTTCGATTGCGATGGTGTACTGGTTGATAGTGAACCTATAAGTATTCAAATATTAGTAGATATGGCAAATGGCTATGGTGCGAATATTGATTTGGCTTACGGAATGAAGCATTTTAAAGGTAGTTTTTTTGATGCCTGTAAAAATAAAATTGCTCAATTAACGAACAGACCCATACCCGATTCTTTTCAAGAAGATTACAGAAAGCAAAGTTTTGAAGCTTTTAAAAAAAACATGCAACCTGTTAAAGGTGTAAAAAACGTGTTGACTAATTTAAATCTACCTTTTTGTGTTGCTTCCAGTGGACCCGAAGATAAAATCAGGCTTAATTTAGGATTAGCGGGTTTGTTGCCCTATTTCGAAAACAAAATTTTTAGTTGTTATACCATTAATAAATGGAAACCCGACCCAGCCGTGTTTTTATGGGCTGCCGAAACCATGGGTTTTAAACCTAACGAATGTTTGGTAATAGAAGATAGCTTATCGGGTGTTAGAGCGGCAAATGCAGGTGGTTTTGATGTATTCGGTTTTACGGCACATGATTATAATGATGAGCTTAAAAATGAAGCTACTAAAACGTTTGATAGTATGGATGGACTTTTGGAGATGATTTACGTGTCATCATACACCTAAAAGCAATATTCGTTTTTCTTTTATTATCAAGTTAAAGGTTAAAACCCTGCAATTTCATTGCAGTTACTTTAGTTTCTATAAATGTTTTAGTTTTGTTGTATGTCAAACTACCGCAAGAATTCACATTCGATAAGTAATTTAAGTTGTCATTTAGTTTGGGCAACAAAATATCGTTATTCGGTTTTACAGGGAGATATTCAAAATCGCTGTCGAGATTTGTTGATACAGATATGTAATTCTGAGGATGTCCATATTTTAAAGGGTGTTGTGAGCAAAGACCATATTCATATGCACGTTGAGTACCCACCATCATTGAGTGTAAGTGTTTTGGTAAAGAAATTAAAAGGTCGTTCCTCTCGTCTTTTACAACAAGAGTTTCCAAAGTTAAATAAACAGTATTGGGGTCGTCATTTTTGGGCTGTTGGATATGGAGTATGGAGTACAGGCCAAATAACAGATGAGATGGTTCAAGAATATCTTGAGCATCACAAGGATAAGCCCAATACGGAAAAAGGCAACTGGATATTAGAGTAATGATAAGAAAGAATTTCATTCTTTTGCTTAAAACTATGGACTTCCAGTCCATAGTGGTTTATTCATCATTAAGATTAGGTCTAATATTACTAGTAATAAATTTTATCAACGTTAAACGGCTTTAGATTATTCTTCTTATAAAATCAATTCTTTCTACTTTAAAGAATTCCATGTATTTTTGTATTAATGCAAAACAAACTTCAAAATTTTATTTCGCTCCAAGCGGTGCCTCAAGTATTAAAACTTTTGGAACATGACAATTTGTTGGTAAAAATAAAAAACGAACGTAAAACCCGACATGGTGATTATATGCGTTTGCCAAACGGAAAGCATCAAATAACTATCAATTCTAATCTAAATGAATACCGATTTTTAATCACTTTAATTCATGAAGTTGCTCACTTTGAAGCGTACAATAAGTATGGGCGATTTATAAAACCGCATGGCATAGAATGGAAAAAAACCTTTCAACATTTAATGTTGCCATTTTTAAATCCTGAAATTTTTCCCATAGCATTGTTACCGCTTTTAGCCAAACATTTTAAGAACCCCAAAGCCTCTAGTGATAGCGATAGTATCTTAGCATTAGCGTTAAAACAATTTGACGAACCCAATAATAAAACCTTTGTTTTTGAAGTACCTTTAGGACAAACCTTTAAATTATATAATGGTAAAATATACAAAATGGGTGAAAAACGAACCAAACGATTTGAATGTGTTGAGGTTAAAACAGGAAGATTGTATCTTTTTAACCCCAATGCAGAGGTAGAACTAATTCCTGCGAAAGCAGCTGTCTAACAGATGATTATTTGGATTTTAATTTAAAAATTCGTGTATTAGTAGTAAAACAGTAAGAAATAAAAAAATAAGCTCCTCCTTGGAGACAATATTAAAAATATGAAAAATAAAAATTATTATGCCATATTAATGGCAGGTGGCGTGGGTTCACGTTTTTGGCCAGTAAGCACAGAAGCATTTCCAAAGCAGTTTCATGATATGCTAGGAACTGGAGATACACTTTTGCAGAAAACCTTTCAAAGGTTATCACGTTTAATTCCTAAAGAGCATATTTTTATATTAACCAACGAGCGTTATAACGATTTGGTTTTAGAACAATTGCCAGAAGTTACACAGCGACAAGTAGTTTTAGAACCTGCTATGCGTAATACGGCGCCATGTATTTTGTATGCGTCATTAAAAATTCAAAAGGAAAACCCTGATGCTATTATGATAGTAGCACCAAGCGATCATTGGATTGAAGATGAAGCAATATTTACAAAAAATGTAGAACAAGCATTTGAGTTTTGTTCTAAAAACAATGCGTTAATGACGCTAGGTATTCAACCAACATTCCCAAATACAGGTTACGGGTATATTGAGTATGATAAAGCTTCCGCAGAAGACATAAAACCTGTGACTCAGTTTAGAGAAAAACCAGATTATGAAACGGCAAAGCAATTCATTGAACAAGGAAACTTTTTATGGAATGCTGGTATTTTTATGTGGAGTGTAAAAAGTGTGATTGAAGCTTTTCAAAACAGTCAGCCTACTTTATATGCCCTTTTTGAAAATGGAAAAACGGTTTATAATACTGAATTAGAAGCCGATTTTATAAAGGAAAATTATCCAAATGCAGAAAACGTTTCGGTAGATTATGCTATTATGGAAAGCTCTAAAAATGTGTATGTGATTGCAGCAGAATTCGATTGGAATGATTTAGGTACTTGGGGTAGCTTATACGATAAATTAGATAAAGATAGTGTAGGAAATGCAGTGGTGAATGCTAAAACTTTGACCGAAGATGCTTCAGGCAATATGATTAGAACCAAAAAAGATAAAATTGTAGTGGTTGATGGTTTGCAAGATTATATTATAGTAGATAAAGAAGATGTGTTACTTATTTATCCCAAAACCAAAGAACAAGATATTAAAAAAGTACTTCAAAAGGTGAAAGATAAATTCGGCAAGCATCTTGGGTAATTTTATGATTGATTTACAGTAATGGTTTTTAGTGAAAAAATAGGGGATTTATCTATATTCGTGTATTAGTGGCTAATTTTTAAAATAATGGAAGAAAACAAGTCTAATTTTTCTCAAGAAGAAAACAAATTCAATAATGATAAGGCAGTTGATGAGAGTAAAAAAGCCGTAAAACAAGGAGTTATAGGTTTACTAACTAGTGTTAAACGTTTTTTTAAAGATTTATTAGATTTTCGTGAGGACACAGATCGTGATGCAACTATACAAGCCATAAAAAATGATATTCCGTTTAAAGGAGCAACCGCTTGGATTTTAGTTTGTTCTATTTTTGTAGCATCAGTTGGTCTTAATGCCAATTCTACAGCGGTTGTAATTGGAGCCATGTTAATTTCGCCGTTAATGGGACCTATTTTAGGTATAGGTTTATCGGTATCTATTAATGATGTTGATACATTAAAGAAATCATTAATTAATTTTGGTGTGATGATTTTGCTAAGTGTTTTAACGGCATTTTTATTTTTTTGGTTATTTCCATTAAGTGAAGAATCTTCAGAATTATTAGCCAGAACACAACCCGATATTCGCGATGTATTAATTGCTTTTTTTGGTGGTTTAGCCTTAATTATTGCTCGGACCAAAAAAGGCACTATTGCTTCTGTAATTTTCGGTGTTGCCATTGCGACAGCTTTAATGCCACCGTTATGCACTGTCGGTTACGGACTCTCGGTAGCCGTAGATGATGATTTTGGTAAAGGTATGCGGTTTGCCCTTGGTGCTTTATATTTGTTTACCATTAACACCATTTTTATTGCTTTAGCTACGTTTTTAGTTGTAAAAGTTTTAAACTTTCCCATGCTTAAGTATGCCAATTCTGCTAAAAGAAGACTTACGGGTAGAATAGCCACTTTTTTAGCAATAATAGTGATGATACCTGCTATGTGGACTTTTGTAAAAGTGTTAAGTGAAAGTAGATTTGAAAGAGATGCGAGAAATTATATAAATAAAGAATTGAGTGCTCTGCCACATGCGTCTTATATCATAACAAACTCCTCTTATAAATATTCTGATGACGATGAGGTATTATCTTCTATAGAACTCAATACATTTGGGTTGGATGAAATACCGGAGAGTACTATTGCACTCCTTAAAGATAGATTGAAAAATTACGACGCTTTAAAAAATACTAATTTAATTTTTAATCAGAATAAAAGTAAAAATCTTGATAATTTGAAGTATATGGAGCAAATTAGATATCGAGATTCAATAGACATGCTATCGCAATCAGAGAAGATAGTATTTCTTGAAGGGAAGTTAAAGGGGTTAGCGAAGCTTGAAGCGCAACAAATCCCGTTTGATGAGTTAACAAAAGAAGTGAAAATTAACTATGAAGATGTGTCTAGATTAGAATATGCTACCGTAATAACCTCAAACTTTTCTAAAATTGATACTCTTTCGGTTTTTACAATAAAATGGAATAATAAATCTATTAAAGAAGCTGATATTTTAAAGCAACAAAATAAATTAGAACGTTGGTTAAAGCAGCGATTTGATTTAGATAGTTTAATTATTAAACGCGAAAAGTAGCTATGGAGGAAGAAAAATATTCAAAATTATTTACTAGAATTAAAGCTGCTTTTGTTGATGCTTTGGAGCTTATTATCTTAATGTATTCCGCTACAGAAATTTTTAATTTGATTGAAATGATTCCTAATTATATAAGAATATGCGTTTTTGTGTTTTTATTCTTGCTTTACGAACCAATTCTTATTTCTGTGTTCGGGGCTACTGTAGGACACTTTTTTAATGATATTGTTGTTAAGAGGGATGGTGACGAACAAAAAAATGTATTATTTCCTAAGGCAATATTTCGATTTATTTTTAAATTTTTTTTAGGATGGGTTTCTCTTTTAACAATAAGTAGTAATGAAAAAAGAAAAGCTATACATGATTATGTAGGAGGTTCAGTTGTTTTAAATTTTAATAGGATAAAAACTTAATATCCATTATAAAAATGATTTTTTACTGTCTCTCTTCAATATACATTTGGCGTACTTTTTTCATTAATTCAGAAGAATAAACAAAATCGGTTACAACTTCATTGTCCGTTTTAAAAATGGTTTTGTTCGAACCCTCCCAAGCTTTTAAACCATTTTTTAAAAACACTATTTTTTCACCTATTTGCATCACAGAATTCATATCGTGCGAGTTTATTACAGTGGTAATATTATATTCTTCGGTAATTTCTTTGATAAGATTATCTATAACTATAGATGTTTTTGGATCTAAGCCAGAGTTTGGCTCATCACAAAATAAGTATTTAGGTTTATTTACAATAGCTCTGGCAATAGCTACACGTTTTTGCATACCACCCGAAGCTTCACTGGGTTTCTTTTTATGAGCATCTGATAAATTTACACGGTTTAAAACAAAATCCACCCGGTCTTCCATTTCACTTTTACTCTGGTTGGTAAACATTCGGAGTGGGAACATCACATTTTCGGCAATTGTCATGGAGTCAAATAAAGCACTTCCTTGAAATACCATGCCTATTTCACCTCTTAAATTACGTTTTTCATCTTCCGTTAATTGAGATAATATTTTACCATCATACGCAATGCAACCTTCTTCATAGTCAAATAAGCCTAATAAGCATTTTAAAAACACGGTTTTACCTGAGCCACTTTGACCAATAATTAAATTAGTTTTTCCTTTTTCAAACGTAGTACTAATGCCTTTTAAAACTTCAACACCACTAAACGACTTATGTAAATCTTTAACTTCTATCATTAACTTAAAAGCATTTGAGTTAGGAAATAATTTAAAAGAATAATAACCACGCTAGTCCATACAAACGATGTGGTACTTGCTTTTCCTACTTCAAGAGCGCCA
The genomic region above belongs to Mariniflexile litorale and contains:
- a CDS encoding OmpA family protein; its protein translation is MMKKIAFIVIALFAIQISFAQKKTIADRFFEKGDYKNAAKYYEEELGKERHKKALENIAISYYNIFEYRLASRYLNQLVSGRYGEKDKTYDNQYNFKLYQVLSALGDYEAGLDYFKLYKENISEALNKLESIEIIEEFKLKNPDYKISKVQFNSNASDFGALRYKDSVYFTSDRDNKQFLRKTYKWTHQSFLDIYVTKVNDKNDTIGHVSPLTKTINSKLHEGNFCFSNDGNTLYVSRSNYTNGKKEFDENSSNNIHLYRSEKINGKWSDMEKLPFNKNGFSYQHPALSPDGKKLYFSSDMEGGYGSFDLYYVTVNDIEYGNPVNLGKNINTSNREHFPFISQDGHLFFASNGHLGLGMLDNFVSELVDGVFANPINLGAPINSQYDDFNVNYYNTTEGFFSSNRNKKSDDIFKFSQTGEIFIREYINAFEVRDAETKLFIPNTKVVLLDKKENKIYNNTLDSIAAFNANLIAGNYELKASNEAYYKGELQVKVLEAQDQTHILYLRKLPPPPPIDPIDIIIEEKNIDKKLKEEDPKRFELLTDTEGPPVVEKDGKLFFQLEPIYFDFDMWNIRADSKKILDALAAKLERYPNIYLKISSHTDSRGTVRYNQILSERRAESTRNYLALEGFINARRMKFEGFGELSPIIPCPMLDCTDEEHQLNRRSEFEIVEY
- a CDS encoding HAD family hydrolase; the protein is MSKYKCIIFDCDGVLVDSEPISIQILVDMANGYGANIDLAYGMKHFKGSFFDACKNKIAQLTNRPIPDSFQEDYRKQSFEAFKKNMQPVKGVKNVLTNLNLPFCVASSGPEDKIRLNLGLAGLLPYFENKIFSCYTINKWKPDPAVFLWAAETMGFKPNECLVIEDSLSGVRAANAGGFDVFGFTAHDYNDELKNEATKTFDSMDGLLEMIYVSSYT
- the tnpA gene encoding IS200/IS605 family transposase, translated to MSNYRKNSHSISNLSCHLVWATKYRYSVLQGDIQNRCRDLLIQICNSEDVHILKGVVSKDHIHMHVEYPPSLSVSVLVKKLKGRSSRLLQQEFPKLNKQYWGRHFWAVGYGVWSTGQITDEMVQEYLEHHKDKPNTEKGNWILE
- a CDS encoding SprT-like domain-containing protein, encoding MQNKLQNFISLQAVPQVLKLLEHDNLLVKIKNERKTRHGDYMRLPNGKHQITINSNLNEYRFLITLIHEVAHFEAYNKYGRFIKPHGIEWKKTFQHLMLPFLNPEIFPIALLPLLAKHFKNPKASSDSDSILALALKQFDEPNNKTFVFEVPLGQTFKLYNGKIYKMGEKRTKRFECVEVKTGRLYLFNPNAEVELIPAKAAV
- a CDS encoding mannose-1-phosphate guanylyltransferase — its product is MKNKNYYAILMAGGVGSRFWPVSTEAFPKQFHDMLGTGDTLLQKTFQRLSRLIPKEHIFILTNERYNDLVLEQLPEVTQRQVVLEPAMRNTAPCILYASLKIQKENPDAIMIVAPSDHWIEDEAIFTKNVEQAFEFCSKNNALMTLGIQPTFPNTGYGYIEYDKASAEDIKPVTQFREKPDYETAKQFIEQGNFLWNAGIFMWSVKSVIEAFQNSQPTLYALFENGKTVYNTELEADFIKENYPNAENVSVDYAIMESSKNVYVIAAEFDWNDLGTWGSLYDKLDKDSVGNAVVNAKTLTEDASGNMIRTKKDKIVVVDGLQDYIIVDKEDVLLIYPKTKEQDIKKVLQKVKDKFGKHLG
- a CDS encoding DUF389 domain-containing protein gives rise to the protein MEENKSNFSQEENKFNNDKAVDESKKAVKQGVIGLLTSVKRFFKDLLDFREDTDRDATIQAIKNDIPFKGATAWILVCSIFVASVGLNANSTAVVIGAMLISPLMGPILGIGLSVSINDVDTLKKSLINFGVMILLSVLTAFLFFWLFPLSEESSELLARTQPDIRDVLIAFFGGLALIIARTKKGTIASVIFGVAIATALMPPLCTVGYGLSVAVDDDFGKGMRFALGALYLFTINTIFIALATFLVVKVLNFPMLKYANSAKRRLTGRIATFLAIIVMIPAMWTFVKVLSESRFERDARNYINKELSALPHASYIITNSSYKYSDDDEVLSSIELNTFGLDEIPESTIALLKDRLKNYDALKNTNLIFNQNKSKNLDNLKYMEQIRYRDSIDMLSQSEKIVFLEGKLKGLAKLEAQQIPFDELTKEVKINYEDVSRLEYATVITSNFSKIDTLSVFTIKWNNKSIKEADILKQQNKLERWLKQRFDLDSLIIKREK
- a CDS encoding RDD family protein, giving the protein MEEEKYSKLFTRIKAAFVDALELIILMYSATEIFNLIEMIPNYIRICVFVFLFLLYEPILISVFGATVGHFFNDIVVKRDGDEQKNVLFPKAIFRFIFKFFLGWVSLLTISSNEKRKAIHDYVGGSVVLNFNRIKT
- a CDS encoding ATP-binding cassette domain-containing protein → MIEVKDLHKSFSGVEVLKGISTTFEKGKTNLIIGQSGSGKTVFLKCLLGLFDYEEGCIAYDGKILSQLTEDEKRNLRGEIGMVFQGSALFDSMTIAENVMFPLRMFTNQSKSEMEDRVDFVLNRVNLSDAHKKKPSEASGGMQKRVAIARAIVNKPKYLFCDEPNSGLDPKTSIVIDNLIKEITEEYNITTVINSHDMNSVMQIGEKIVFLKNGLKAWEGSNKTIFKTDNEVVTDFVYSSELMKKVRQMYIEERQ